From the genome of Leifsonia sp. 1010:
GCGCGTGCTCGCGCTCTGGAAGGGACGGGCGCTGCTGACCGCGGAAAGCGTCGCGGCCGCGACCCCCGCAGCCGACGGCTGGTCGGCCCCGGATGCCGGACCGGCCGAGCTGGAGCTGCTCCCGGTGGACCGCGTCACCTCCGCGCTCATCCGGGTGTACCTCGGCCGCACGACGGTCGCGTCGGCGACCGAGCCGGCCGGCACCGCCGTGGTGCTGCAGGTGCTGACCGACGCCGCCGCGCAGGAGCTGGAGCCGGACGAGGCGCGCTGGGGCAACCTGCGCACCGTCGCCACCGCGCTGAGCGATCGCGACGCGGGACTTTTCACCGAGGCGCTCGCGATGGCGAACTGGCATGCGACGCACACGCACTGCCCGCGATGCGGGTCGCCGACGGTGGTCGAGCAGGCCGGCTGGGTGCGGCGCTGCCTGGAGGACGGCTCCGAGGTGTTCCCCCGGACGGACCCGGCGGTGATCGTGACGGTGCTGGATGCGGACGACCGGCTCCTGCTCGGCTCCAATGCGATGTGGGAGAACTCCCGCTATTCGCTGCTCGCCGGGTTCGTCGAGCCGGGCGAATCGTTCGAGGCGGCCGTGGAGCGCGAGATGTTCGAGGAGGCGGGCATCCGCGTCGTCGACGCCCGCTACAAGGGCTCGCAGCCGTGGCCGTTCCCGGCATCGGTCATGGTCGGGATGACGGCGCGGCTGGCCGACGACCAGGCCGCGAGCGCGCTCGACCCGGATGGCGAGGAGATCCTCGACGTGCGCTGGTTCACCCGGGACGAGCTGTGGGCGGCGCGCGAGCAGATCATCCTCCCGGGCCGCTCGTCTATCGCGCGCGCCCTCATCGAGGACTGGTACGGCGGCCCGCTCGACGAGCCGCCGGCGCCGTGAGCACCGCGCTCTCCGGCCCGGACGCCCTGCTGGCCGGGCTGGATGCGCAGCAGCGGGTCGCGGCGGAGGCGCTGTTCGGTCCGGTGTGCATCCTCGCCGGTGCCGGAACCGGCAAGACCCGTGCGATCACGCACCGCATCGCGTATGGTGTCGCCTCCGGCGCCTATGCGCCCGGTCGTGTGATGGCGCTGACGTTCACCGCGCGCGCCGCCGCCGAGCTGCGCGGGCGGCTCCGTCAGCTGGGCGCCGGGGGAGTGTCGGCGCGGACCTTCCACTCCGCCGCCCTCGCGCAGCTGAACTACTTCTGGCCGCAGGTCGTCGGCGGGCAGCTGCCCTCCGTGCTGGACGGCAAGGGCCGCATCCTGGGGCATGCCGCCGAGCGGCTCAAGGTGAAAGTGGACACGGCCACCCTCCGCGACGTCGCCGCGGAGATCGAGTGGCGGAAGGTCTCGGGCCTGAGCATCGAGCAGTACACGGCCGCCGACCGGCCGACCCCCGGCTCGCTGACCGCGACGCAGGTCGCCGATCTGCTGCAGTCGTACGAAGACCTCAAGGACGAGCGCAAGCAGATCGACTTCGAGGATGTGCTGCTCGCCTGCGCCGGGATGATC
Proteins encoded in this window:
- the nudC gene encoding NAD(+) diphosphatase, with product MSSAPTPALPLAALPLSRHATDRDHAARSRPALFDELWEEPTTRVLALWKGRALLTAESVAAATPAADGWSAPDAGPAELELLPVDRVTSALIRVYLGRTTVASATEPAGTAVVLQVLTDAAAQELEPDEARWGNLRTVATALSDRDAGLFTEALAMANWHATHTHCPRCGSPTVVEQAGWVRRCLEDGSEVFPRTDPAVIVTVLDADDRLLLGSNAMWENSRYSLLAGFVEPGESFEAAVEREMFEEAGIRVVDARYKGSQPWPFPASVMVGMTARLADDQAASALDPDGEEILDVRWFTRDELWAAREQIILPGRSSIARALIEDWYGGPLDEPPAP